The following proteins are encoded in a genomic region of Thiomonas sp. X19:
- a CDS encoding molecular chaperone — protein sequence MSASKQTEHHDVELVEPGSSEDAERADLWGLLALLFIAPPQQDVLSQLHGMLVDTEMENSTLQSAWCQLLRTAAATTPAQVRDEFETLFGGTGRPAVYVYGSFYLAGALHEKPLARLRADLQELGLTRRIDLGETEDHFAILAETMRFLINGDDPAVCTLSRQRDLFQRHIHPWGAQMCVTIEGDPSAHFYRALSVFTREFLKVEQMAFDMFDY from the coding sequence ATGTCCGCATCCAAGCAAACGGAACACCACGACGTGGAACTGGTCGAGCCTGGCAGCAGCGAAGACGCAGAGCGCGCCGACCTTTGGGGCTTGCTCGCACTTCTTTTCATCGCCCCGCCGCAACAGGACGTGCTGTCGCAACTGCATGGCATGTTGGTAGACACCGAGATGGAGAACAGCACCCTACAATCTGCCTGGTGCCAGTTGCTGCGCACGGCAGCGGCAACGACACCCGCGCAGGTCCGCGACGAATTCGAGACCCTGTTCGGCGGCACGGGGCGTCCGGCGGTGTATGTCTATGGGTCGTTCTACCTCGCCGGGGCGCTGCACGAAAAGCCGCTGGCCCGTCTGCGCGCCGACTTACAGGAACTCGGGCTGACGCGTCGCATCGACCTTGGCGAGACTGAAGACCACTTCGCCATCCTTGCGGAAACCATGCGCTTCCTCATCAACGGGGATGACCCGGCGGTGTGCACCCTGAGTCGCCAGCGCGACCTGTTCCAGCGCCACATTCACCCCTGGGGCGCCCAGATGTGTGTAACCATTGAGGGCGACCCTTCAGCGCACTTCTATCGCGCGCTGAGCGTGTTCACCCGCGAATTTCTGAAAGTCGAGCAGATGGCGTTCGATATGTTCGACTATTGA
- a CDS encoding IS1182-like element ISThsp16 family transposase, giving the protein MSRFVPVDRDTAYLLPPSVDEWLPTDHLARFVVEVIEQLDLGDLARQYAGRGSAAHHPAVLLGLLIYGYANGVHSSRKIERATYDSVAFRFVAANTHPDHDTLATFRRRFLKEVEALFVQVLVLAREMKLLKLGHIALDGTKIDANASKHKALSWAHANKIEAQLRQEVQTLLALAENSDRATVPDGMDVPAEIALRADRLSAIAQAKAKIEQRASERHQVEQQEYEAKTAKRQAQREAGKKPRGKDPEPPEAGPRSSDQVNLTDEESRIMPVSGGGFEQSYNAQAGVDIATMMVITQHVSQASNDKREVVPTLQQIQALPAVLGEVHTLITDNGFFSQANVIACNDAGIEPLLALKRESHHTPVMGRFAPDVPEPQTTDPLVQMAHRLGTQAGRALYGLRKQTVEPVFGIIKQVMGWRQMSMRGLAKAQGEWSLVTMAWNIKRMHVLRAA; this is encoded by the coding sequence ATGAGCCGCTTCGTCCCTGTTGACCGAGACACCGCATATCTGTTGCCACCGTCGGTGGACGAATGGCTGCCCACTGATCACTTGGCGCGCTTCGTGGTCGAAGTCATCGAGCAGCTTGATCTGGGCGATCTGGCCCGACAGTACGCAGGCCGGGGCTCGGCGGCGCACCATCCGGCGGTGCTGCTGGGCCTGCTGATCTACGGCTACGCCAACGGCGTGCACTCCAGCCGCAAGATCGAGCGGGCGACCTACGACTCGGTGGCGTTCCGCTTTGTTGCGGCCAATACCCACCCCGATCACGACACGCTGGCGACGTTCCGCCGCCGCTTCTTGAAGGAGGTGGAGGCACTGTTCGTGCAGGTGCTGGTTCTGGCGCGCGAGATGAAGCTGCTCAAGCTCGGACACATCGCGCTGGATGGCACCAAGATCGACGCCAACGCCAGCAAGCACAAGGCCTTGTCGTGGGCTCATGCCAACAAGATCGAGGCGCAGCTGCGCCAGGAAGTACAAACGCTGCTGGCGCTGGCAGAGAACAGCGACCGCGCGACGGTACCCGACGGCATGGATGTGCCGGCGGAGATCGCCCTGCGTGCAGATCGCTTGAGCGCAATCGCGCAGGCCAAGGCCAAGATCGAGCAGCGCGCCAGCGAACGCCATCAGGTCGAGCAGCAGGAGTACGAGGCCAAGACCGCCAAGCGCCAAGCCCAGCGCGAGGCGGGCAAGAAGCCGCGCGGCAAGGACCCTGAGCCGCCAGAGGCCGGCCCCCGGAGCAGCGATCAGGTCAACCTCACGGATGAAGAGTCGCGCATCATGCCCGTGTCGGGTGGGGGCTTCGAGCAAAGCTACAACGCACAAGCCGGCGTGGACATCGCGACGATGATGGTGATCACCCAGCATGTGAGCCAGGCATCCAACGACAAGCGCGAAGTTGTGCCTACGCTGCAGCAGATCCAAGCGTTACCCGCGGTGCTGGGCGAGGTGCACACGCTCATCACGGACAACGGCTTCTTCAGCCAAGCCAACGTGATCGCGTGCAACGACGCGGGTATCGAGCCGCTGCTGGCGCTCAAGCGGGAGTCGCATCACACGCCGGTGATGGGGCGCTTTGCACCCGATGTGCCCGAGCCCCAGACGACGGATCCGCTCGTGCAGATGGCACACCGCCTGGGCACGCAAGCAGGCCGAGCCCTGTACGGCCTGCGCAAGCAGACAGTGGAGCCGGTGTTCGGCATCATCAAGCAAGTGATGGGTTGGCGCCAGATGAGCATGCGCGGGCTGGCCAAGGCACAAGGCGAATGGAGCTTGGTGACCATGGCTTGGAACATCAAGCGCATGCACGTCCTGCGAGCCGCGTGA